From Halodesulfovibrio sp. MK-HDV, one genomic window encodes:
- a CDS encoding ABC transporter substrate-binding protein has translation MLRTTRVLIAALGMVLLFGTGAFAEKTYINGIDANYPPFAYVDKNGEPAGFDVDSLNWIAKKLGFKVEHRPMEWSTIVQSVLSNKIDMVYSGMTITPERAAKVNFSEPYYSVANVYAVKKGSGLTVDKIQHDKVRLGVQTGTPQVEWLKKHMDKEGWNFTMKFYDSAPLAFQDVMNGRIQGVAMDAAPVNDAIGRGLPLVVIDTFGDHEDFGVAINKDNADLRDLINKGIKLLKADPYWEVLKEKHLKGGNH, from the coding sequence ATGCTTAGAACAACACGTGTGCTTATCGCAGCGCTTGGTATGGTTTTACTGTTCGGCACAGGAGCGTTTGCAGAAAAAACGTACATTAACGGTATTGATGCAAACTACCCTCCTTTTGCTTATGTTGACAAAAATGGTGAGCCTGCTGGCTTTGATGTTGATTCCTTAAACTGGATCGCCAAAAAGCTTGGTTTTAAAGTTGAGCATCGCCCTATGGAATGGTCAACCATCGTACAGAGCGTTCTCTCAAATAAAATTGATATGGTTTACTCCGGTATGACCATTACTCCGGAACGCGCTGCTAAAGTAAATTTCTCAGAGCCTTACTACTCTGTTGCAAACGTCTACGCTGTTAAAAAAGGTTCCGGCCTTACTGTAGACAAGATACAGCACGATAAAGTACGTCTCGGTGTGCAGACTGGCACCCCGCAGGTAGAATGGCTTAAAAAGCATATGGACAAAGAAGGTTGGAACTTTACTATGAAGTTCTATGACTCTGCTCCACTTGCATTTCAGGATGTCATGAACGGTCGTATTCAGGGTGTAGCAATGGATGCTGCGCCTGTTAATGATGCTATCGGTCGTGGTCTGCCGTTGGTTGTAATTGACACTTTCGGTGATCATGAAGATTTCGGTGTTGCTATCAATAAAGATAATGCTGACCTTCGCGATCTCATCAATAAAGGTATCAAACTGCTGAAAGCTGACCCTTACTGGGAAGTTCTCAAAGAAAAGCATCTTAAAGGTGGCAACCACTAA